A window from Rhizobium sp. BG4 encodes these proteins:
- a CDS encoding cyclic nucleotide-binding domain-containing protein codes for MLLRDEVEMLRRVPIFSRIAPAKLKLLAFTSDRITYKAGQNLFHQGDPGDAAYVILSGTADILVHSPAGDIKVADVELNSIVGEIAILCDVSRTATVRATSGLEVLRISKEHFLKLLSDFPEMAVEIMRVLADRLNHTTAELTAARAKQPEAVAR; via the coding sequence ATGCTGTTGAGAGATGAAGTCGAAATGCTGCGACGGGTGCCGATCTTTTCCAGGATCGCTCCGGCGAAACTCAAGCTTTTGGCGTTCACCTCCGACCGGATAACCTACAAGGCCGGTCAGAACCTCTTCCACCAGGGCGATCCGGGCGACGCAGCCTATGTGATCCTCTCTGGCACAGCCGATATTCTCGTCCACTCTCCCGCCGGCGACATCAAGGTTGCCGATGTCGAGCTCAATTCCATCGTCGGCGAAATCGCCATTCTCTGCGACGTCTCGCGTACGGCAACCGTGCGCGCCACCTCGGGCCTCGAAGTCCTGCGCATCAGCAAGGAACACTTCCTGAAGCTGCTGAGCGACTTCCCTGAAATGGCCGTCGAGATCATGCGCGTGCTGGCCGACCGCCTTAACCACACGACCGCCGAACTGACCGCCGCCCGCGCCAAGCAGCCGGAAGCCGTCGCTCGCTAA
- a CDS encoding SURF1 family protein: protein MTDLSDTKPDSRRSPVKLFALCGLILFAMAAFVALGIWQIERLYWKLDLIARVDQRIHAEPVAAPGARNINPAEDEYLRVKATGTLDNSKETFVYTSTELGPGYWVMTPLMLADGNAILINRGFVPSEKRDPKTRAEGQLSGTVTITGLLRPTEPKGSLLQSNDPATGWWYSRDVAAIAANKGIEKPEPYFIDADATPNPGGSPVGGLTRVVFPNSHLSYAITWFAMAIMMAGLLVVVIRNELRRR, encoded by the coding sequence ATGACCGATCTTTCCGACACCAAGCCCGACAGCCGCCGTTCGCCCGTGAAGCTCTTTGCGCTCTGCGGCCTGATCCTCTTTGCCATGGCCGCATTCGTGGCGCTCGGCATCTGGCAGATCGAGCGGCTTTACTGGAAGCTCGACCTGATCGCCCGCGTCGACCAGCGCATCCACGCCGAACCGGTCGCGGCCCCCGGAGCGCGCAACATCAATCCCGCCGAAGACGAATATCTGCGCGTCAAGGCAACCGGCACGCTGGATAACAGCAAGGAGACCTTCGTCTATACCTCGACGGAGCTCGGCCCCGGCTATTGGGTGATGACGCCGCTGATGCTGGCGGACGGCAATGCCATCCTGATCAACCGCGGCTTCGTACCCTCGGAGAAACGCGACCCCAAAACCCGCGCCGAGGGACAGCTCTCCGGCACGGTGACGATCACCGGCCTGCTGCGGCCGACCGAGCCGAAAGGCTCGCTGCTGCAATCCAACGATCCCGCGACGGGATGGTGGTATTCGCGCGACGTCGCGGCGATCGCCGCCAACAAGGGCATCGAGAAGCCAGAGCCCTATTTCATCGATGCCGATGCGACGCCCAATCCCGGCGGTTCGCCGGTCGGCGGGTTGACCCGCGTCGTCTTTCCAAACAGCCACCTGAGCTACGCGATCACCTGGTTCGCCATGGCGATCATGATGGCCGGGCTGCTTGTGGTCGTCATCCGCAATGAGCTGCGCCGCCGCTAA
- a CDS encoding MFS transporter — MTAAHYGPSSTTLERDARQIHAGEKVSPGSIALGVIIGRMSEFFDFFVYGLASVLVFPQLIFPFAPDRLTGTLYSFAIFSLAFLARPVGSVVFMTIDRFYGRGTKLTIALFLLGGSTASIAFLPGYNEIGYWAIALLALFRLGQGFALGGAWDGLASLLALNAPQNKRGWYAMIPQLGAPIGFALASTIFGFFIANLSNEDFLSWGWRYPFFVAFAINVVALFARLRLVMTQEFGTLLEQHELEAAPIGKVLKIHGRDILIGAFVPLASFAMFHLVTIFPLGWMSLYGTQPLDTFMVVQIIGALVGIVAIIASGLIADRIGRRAQLAVCAVLIAIFSFVGPMLIASGDAGQDAFVIIGFGVLGLSFGQATGSISSRFGRGYRYTGAAFTSDLAWLVGAGFAPLVALSLSSSFGLTFVGYYLLSGAICTLAALAFSRALEQRE; from the coding sequence ATGACTGCAGCACACTATGGACCATCGTCCACGACACTCGAACGTGACGCAAGACAGATTCATGCCGGCGAAAAGGTTTCGCCTGGAAGTATTGCTCTTGGCGTCATCATCGGGCGAATGTCCGAATTCTTCGATTTCTTTGTTTATGGCCTGGCCTCTGTCCTGGTCTTCCCGCAGCTGATCTTTCCCTTTGCACCGGACAGGCTGACGGGGACGCTCTATTCGTTCGCGATCTTTTCGCTGGCCTTCCTGGCGCGTCCGGTCGGCTCTGTCGTCTTCATGACGATCGACCGATTCTATGGCCGCGGCACGAAGCTGACGATCGCGCTGTTCCTGCTCGGCGGCTCGACCGCGTCGATCGCCTTCCTGCCCGGCTATAACGAGATCGGCTATTGGGCGATCGCGCTTCTGGCGCTCTTCCGGCTCGGTCAGGGCTTCGCGCTCGGTGGCGCCTGGGATGGTCTCGCCTCGCTTCTGGCGCTGAACGCGCCGCAGAACAAGCGCGGCTGGTACGCGATGATCCCGCAGCTCGGTGCGCCTATCGGCTTTGCGCTGGCGAGCACTATCTTCGGCTTCTTCATCGCCAATCTCTCCAATGAGGATTTCCTCTCCTGGGGCTGGCGCTATCCGTTCTTCGTCGCCTTCGCGATCAATGTCGTGGCGCTCTTTGCGCGCCTGCGTCTGGTCATGACGCAGGAGTTCGGCACACTTCTGGAACAGCACGAACTTGAAGCCGCGCCGATCGGCAAGGTTCTGAAAATCCACGGCCGCGATATCCTGATCGGCGCCTTCGTGCCGCTCGCGAGCTTCGCGATGTTCCACCTCGTCACCATCTTCCCGCTCGGCTGGATGAGCCTCTACGGCACGCAGCCGCTCGACACCTTCATGGTGGTGCAGATCATCGGCGCGCTTGTCGGCATCGTCGCGATCATCGCGTCGGGCCTGATCGCCGACCGAATCGGCCGCCGTGCCCAGCTGGCCGTCTGTGCCGTGCTGATCGCGATCTTCTCCTTTGTCGGTCCGATGCTGATCGCTTCGGGCGATGCTGGCCAGGACGCGTTCGTCATCATCGGCTTCGGCGTGCTCGGCCTGTCCTTCGGCCAGGCAACCGGCTCGATCTCCTCGCGCTTCGGCCGCGGCTACCGCTACACAGGCGCCGCCTTCACCTCCGACCTCGCCTGGCTGGTCGGCGCCGGCTTTGCGCCGTTGGTGGCGCTCAGCCTCTCCAGCAGCTTCGGCCTGACCTTCGTTGGCTACTACCTGCTCTCAGGTGCCATCTGCACGCTGGCAGCGCTCGCCTTCAGCAGGGCGCTGGAGCAGCGGGAATAG
- the cyoA gene encoding ubiquinol oxidase subunit II gives MQKLVKFSRLLSVLPLMMLAGCNMVVMSPSGDIASQQADLILVSTFLMLLIIVPVLFLTFFFAWRYRRSNTAATYDPEWHHSTRLEVVIWSAPLAIIIALGAITWISTHKLDPYRPLDRIDAERSIPENVKPMTVEVVALDWKWLFFYPELGIATVNELAAPVDVPINFRITASSVMNSFYIPALAGQIYAMPGMQTQLHAVINKEGEYEGFSANYSGEGFSHMRFKFHGLNQQGFDDWVAKVKSQGTALNRDAYLKLEKPSEREPVRYYATADKDLYQAILNLCATPGKMCMSDMMHIDMMGGGGKESAENREKLEYDNRHVGEGHGAEAEAVPAAATPASSDQKPADAANGNQQDMPGMDMSGSGHDGHSMPGMNDGSGDPAPAQPSNN, from the coding sequence GTGCAAAAACTCGTGAAGTTTTCCCGCCTTCTATCCGTGTTGCCGCTGATGATGCTGGCAGGATGCAATATGGTCGTGATGTCGCCGTCGGGCGATATCGCAAGTCAGCAGGCAGACCTCATTCTGGTCTCCACCTTCCTGATGCTGCTGATCATCGTGCCGGTCCTGTTCCTGACGTTCTTCTTCGCCTGGCGTTACCGGCGTTCGAATACGGCAGCGACCTATGATCCGGAATGGCATCACTCGACACGGCTGGAAGTGGTTATCTGGTCGGCACCGCTGGCCATCATCATCGCCCTTGGCGCCATCACCTGGATTTCGACTCACAAGCTTGATCCCTACCGTCCGCTAGATCGCATTGATGCCGAGCGCAGCATCCCCGAAAACGTCAAGCCGATGACTGTCGAAGTCGTGGCGCTCGATTGGAAGTGGCTGTTCTTCTATCCGGAGCTCGGCATTGCGACGGTCAACGAGCTGGCAGCGCCGGTCGATGTGCCGATCAATTTCAGGATCACCGCATCCTCGGTCATGAACTCCTTCTACATTCCCGCACTTGCCGGCCAGATCTACGCGATGCCCGGCATGCAGACGCAGCTTCATGCCGTCATCAACAAGGAAGGCGAGTATGAGGGCTTTTCCGCCAATTACAGCGGCGAAGGCTTCTCGCACATGCGCTTCAAGTTCCATGGCCTGAATCAGCAGGGCTTCGACGATTGGGTCGCCAAGGTGAAGAGCCAGGGCACGGCGCTGAACCGTGACGCCTATCTCAAGCTTGAAAAGCCGTCCGAGCGCGAACCGGTCCGCTACTACGCGACCGCCGACAAGGACCTCTACCAGGCGATCCTCAACCTCTGCGCCACGCCGGGCAAGATGTGCATGAGCGATATGATGCATATCGACATGATGGGCGGCGGCGGCAAGGAAAGCGCCGAGAACCGTGAAAAGCTGGAATATGACAACCGACACGTCGGCGAAGGCCATGGCGCAGAAGCCGAAGCAGTCCCCGCGGCCGCTACCCCTGCTTCCAGCGATCAGAAGCCGGCAGATGCTGCAAACGGCAATCAGCAGGACATGCCCGGTATGGACATGAGCGGCAGCGGCCACGACGGCCATTCGATGCCGGGCATGAACGATGGCAGCGGCGATCCGGCACCGGCCCAGCCGAGCAACAATTAA
- the cyoD gene encoding cytochrome o ubiquinol oxidase subunit IV, with protein sequence MSSNTHAHDAHHDHGHGGHGHGGHEADHGSFKSYMIGFVLSVILTAIPFWLVMAGVFENPLVTATAVMILGAIQIVVHMIYFLHMNTRSEGGWTIMALIFTIVIVAIALAGTFWVMHHLNTNMMPMSPEMMKNMP encoded by the coding sequence ATGAGCTCGAACACTCACGCCCACGATGCGCATCACGACCACGGCCATGGCGGCCACGGTCACGGCGGTCACGAGGCCGATCACGGCTCGTTCAAGAGCTACATGATCGGGTTCGTCCTGTCGGTCATCCTGACGGCGATCCCCTTCTGGCTCGTCATGGCCGGCGTCTTCGAAAACCCGCTTGTCACGGCAACCGCGGTGATGATCCTCGGCGCGATCCAGATCGTCGTCCACATGATCTACTTCCTGCACATGAACACGCGTTCTGAAGGCGGCTGGACCATCATGGCGCTGATCTTCACGATCGTCATCGTCGCCATCGCGCTCGCCGGCACCTTCTGGGTAATGCATCATCTGAACACCAACATGATGCCGATGAGTCCCGAAATGATGAAGAACATGCCCTGA
- the cyoB gene encoding cytochrome o ubiquinol oxidase subunit I, with product MFSNPDLLKFIFGRLTLDAIPYHEPILIFTFIGVAIGGIAVVGLITYFKFWGPLWRDWITSVDHKKIGIMYVILAVIMLLRGFSDAILMRIQQAIAFNGSEGYLPPHHYDQIFTAHGVIMIFFVAMPFVTGLMNFVVPLQIGARDVSFPFLNNFSFWMTTAGAIIIMISLFIGEFARTGWLAYPPLSGADYSPGVGVDYYIWGLQVAGVGTTLSGINLIATIVKMRAPGMTFMKMPVFTWTSLCTNVLIVASFPILTATLVLLSLDRYAGTNFFTNDLGGNPMMYVNLIWIWGHPEVYILVLPAFGIFSEVVATFSGKRLFGYASMVYATCVIMILSYLVWLHHFFTMGSGASVNSFFGITTMIISIPTGAKMFNWLFTMYRGRIRYEVPMLWTVGFMVTFVIGGMTGVMLAIPPADFVLHNSLFLIAHFHNVIIGGVLFGLFAGVNYWFPKAFGFKLDPFWGKMSFWFWQIGFFFAFMPLYVLGLMGVTRRVSQFEDPSLQIWFIIAAFGAGLIAIGIASFLIQIFVSFRKREALKDETGDPWDGRTLEWATSSPPPDYNFAFTPVVHDHDSWYDMKKRGYVRPLEGFKPIHMPKNTGTGAILSALSIGLAFGLIWYMWWLAILSFAAIVLVSIVHTFNYKRDFYIPVEEVTDTEDKRTQQLAAAQG from the coding sequence ATGTTTTCCAATCCTGACCTCCTGAAGTTCATCTTCGGCCGGTTGACCCTCGATGCGATCCCCTATCACGAGCCGATCCTGATCTTCACCTTCATCGGCGTTGCGATCGGCGGCATCGCCGTCGTGGGGCTCATCACCTATTTCAAGTTCTGGGGACCGCTCTGGCGCGACTGGATCACCAGCGTCGATCACAAGAAGATCGGCATCATGTATGTGATCCTCGCCGTCATCATGCTGCTGCGCGGCTTTTCCGACGCCATCCTGATGCGTATCCAACAGGCGATCGCCTTCAATGGATCCGAAGGCTATCTGCCGCCACATCACTACGACCAGATCTTCACGGCGCATGGCGTCATCATGATCTTCTTCGTGGCGATGCCCTTCGTCACCGGCCTGATGAACTTCGTCGTGCCGCTGCAGATCGGCGCCCGCGACGTCTCGTTCCCGTTCCTCAACAACTTCTCGTTCTGGATGACCACCGCCGGCGCGATCATCATCATGATCTCGCTCTTCATCGGTGAATTCGCACGGACCGGCTGGCTTGCCTATCCGCCGCTTTCGGGCGCGGACTACAGTCCTGGCGTCGGTGTCGACTATTATATCTGGGGCCTGCAAGTCGCCGGTGTCGGCACGACGCTGTCGGGGATCAACCTGATCGCGACGATCGTCAAGATGCGCGCTCCCGGCATGACCTTCATGAAGATGCCGGTCTTCACCTGGACCTCGCTCTGCACCAACGTGCTGATCGTCGCCTCCTTCCCGATCCTGACCGCCACCCTCGTTCTGCTGTCGCTCGACCGCTATGCCGGCACGAACTTCTTCACGAACGATCTCGGCGGCAATCCGATGATGTATGTCAACCTCATCTGGATCTGGGGCCACCCGGAAGTCTACATCCTCGTGCTGCCCGCCTTTGGCATCTTCTCCGAAGTGGTCGCGACCTTCTCCGGCAAGCGCCTCTTCGGCTACGCCTCGATGGTTTACGCCACCTGCGTCATCATGATCCTCTCCTACCTCGTGTGGCTGCACCACTTCTTCACGATGGGTTCGGGCGCCAGCGTCAACTCGTTCTTCGGCATCACCACGATGATCATCTCGATCCCAACAGGGGCGAAGATGTTCAACTGGCTGTTCACGATGTATCGCGGCCGCATCCGCTACGAAGTGCCGATGCTCTGGACCGTCGGCTTCATGGTCACCTTCGTCATCGGCGGCATGACCGGCGTCATGCTCGCCATCCCGCCAGCCGACTTCGTGCTGCACAACTCGCTGTTCCTGATCGCCCACTTCCATAATGTGATCATCGGCGGCGTGCTGTTCGGCCTCTTCGCAGGCGTCAACTACTGGTTCCCGAAGGCCTTCGGCTTCAAGCTTGACCCGTTCTGGGGCAAGATGAGCTTCTGGTTCTGGCAGATCGGCTTCTTCTTTGCCTTCATGCCGCTCTACGTGCTCGGCCTGATGGGTGTCACGCGCCGCGTCTCGCAGTTCGAAGATCCGTCGCTGCAGATCTGGTTCATCATCGCCGCCTTCGGCGCCGGCCTGATCGCCATCGGCATCGCCTCGTTCCTCATCCAGATCTTCGTCAGCTTCCGCAAGCGCGAGGCTCTCAAGGACGAGACCGGCGACCCGTGGGATGGCCGTACGCTGGAATGGGCGACCTCTTCGCCGCCGCCGGACTACAACTTCGCCTTCACGCCGGTCGTCCACGATCACGACAGCTGGTACGACATGAAGAAGCGCGGCTATGTCCGTCCGCTCGAGGGCTTCAAGCCGATCCACATGCCGAAGAACACCGGCACTGGCGCGATCCTCTCGGCACTCAGCATCGGCCTCGCCTTCGGCCTGATCTGGTACATGTGGTGGCTGGCGATCCTGTCCTTCGCCGCGATCGTCCTCGTGTCGATCGTCCACACCTTCAACTACAAGCGTGACTTCTACATTCCCGTGGAAGAAGTCACCGATACGGAAGACAAGCGCACGCAGCAGCTTGCCGCGGCGCAGGGATGA
- a CDS encoding ABC transporter transmembrane domain-containing protein produces MEKSLARYIWSNTRLQQLWILAVVAASMIPYFLSFDLPKQIVNGPIQGDGFDNANATQTFMHLSYDLPLIGHVELFQGIQLNRLQMLMALSLVFLALVVLNGLFKFYINTYKGRLGERMLRRIRFQLIDRVLRFPPSHFKKVKSAEIATMIKDEVEPMGGFTGDAFVSPALLGGQALTALAFIIVQNFWLGMIAAGIVGVQAIVIPRMRKRLLDLGRQRQLTARELSGRVGEIVDGIGTIHGNDTSNLERADIASRLGLIFKIRYDLYQWKFLVKFLNNFLAQVTPFLFYAIGGYLALQGRLDIGQLVAVISAYKDLPGPLKELIDWDQMRQDVQVKYQQVYEQFNVEPLIDSKIQEIPGDVVGPLTAALVVTNLAVSDDSGARLVDHVSVEIKPNETVAIVGPNGSGAEAFAEALGRIVWPDSGRISIDGRDLLDMPESVTGRRISYASSDTYFFHGTLRDNLLYGLKHAPLTDPAYDSQKALELKWRNAEALRAGNPTFDLNSDWVDYNAAGANGPEDLLKAIRPVLDAVMISQDILDLALRSSVDTSVHVVLADRIVDLRLALRDRLKEENLDTIVVPFDFDAYNPQATVGENLLFGTMKRPMMTNRRLAAHPYFQQLFRDTGLSNDLYAMGLEIAENAVELFHDLPPDHPFFQQLTFMTADDIPTYQALLQKLTSRKFEDATAEERSSIIRLSFAYIEPRHRFGLLTDELMAKIVSARKQFHEHIPDDLSALIERYDPERFTASASLMDNVLFGRIAYQQADASDQIRLIMGELFDQLDLYDDVLSIGMEFDVGSGGKRLTMVQRQKVNMARTLLKRSDYFIFNRPLLALDQRVQDQIIRNVVTGLHEEGKRPAIIFVLSNARLAEIFDRILLFERGGLAEAGGYPELSEKNTMFKELLS; encoded by the coding sequence ATGGAAAAGAGCCTCGCCCGCTATATCTGGTCGAACACCCGCCTCCAGCAGCTCTGGATTCTGGCGGTCGTTGCGGCGTCGATGATCCCCTACTTCCTGTCCTTCGATCTGCCGAAGCAGATCGTCAACGGACCGATCCAGGGTGACGGCTTCGACAATGCCAATGCGACGCAGACCTTCATGCACCTGTCCTACGACCTGCCGCTGATCGGGCATGTCGAGCTCTTCCAGGGCATCCAGCTGAACCGCCTGCAGATGCTGATGGCGCTGAGCCTGGTATTCCTGGCGCTGGTGGTGCTGAACGGCCTCTTCAAGTTCTATATCAACACCTATAAGGGCCGCCTTGGCGAGCGCATGCTGCGCCGCATCCGCTTTCAGCTGATCGACCGCGTCCTGCGTTTCCCGCCGTCGCACTTCAAGAAGGTGAAGTCGGCCGAAATCGCGACGATGATCAAGGACGAGGTGGAGCCGATGGGCGGCTTTACCGGCGACGCCTTCGTTTCTCCGGCGCTACTGGGCGGCCAGGCGCTGACGGCGCTCGCCTTCATCATCGTCCAGAATTTCTGGCTCGGCATGATCGCCGCCGGTATCGTCGGCGTGCAGGCCATCGTTATTCCGCGGATGAGAAAGCGGCTTCTGGATCTCGGCCGCCAGCGCCAGCTGACCGCCCGCGAACTCTCCGGCCGCGTCGGCGAAATCGTCGATGGCATCGGCACCATCCATGGCAACGATACGTCGAATCTCGAGCGCGCCGACATCGCGTCGCGCCTCGGGCTGATCTTCAAGATCCGCTACGACCTCTATCAGTGGAAGTTCCTGGTCAAGTTCCTGAACAACTTCCTGGCCCAGGTCACGCCCTTCCTGTTCTACGCGATCGGCGGTTATCTGGCGCTGCAGGGACGGCTCGATATCGGTCAGCTCGTCGCCGTCATCTCGGCCTACAAGGACCTGCCCGGCCCGCTGAAGGAACTGATCGACTGGGACCAGATGCGTCAGGACGTGCAGGTCAAGTACCAGCAGGTCTACGAGCAGTTCAACGTCGAGCCGCTGATCGACAGCAAGATTCAGGAAATTCCGGGCGACGTCGTCGGCCCGCTGACCGCGGCTCTCGTCGTCACCAATCTCGCCGTCAGCGACGACAGCGGCGCGCGTCTGGTCGATCACGTCTCGGTCGAGATCAAGCCGAACGAAACGGTCGCCATCGTCGGGCCGAACGGCAGCGGCGCGGAAGCCTTTGCCGAAGCGCTCGGGCGCATCGTCTGGCCGGATTCCGGCCGCATCAGCATCGACGGGCGCGACCTTCTCGATATGCCGGAATCGGTGACGGGCCGGCGCATCTCCTATGCTTCGTCGGACACCTATTTCTTCCACGGCACGCTGCGCGACAACCTGCTTTACGGGCTCAAGCACGCGCCGCTGACCGATCCAGCCTACGACTCGCAGAAGGCGCTCGAACTCAAGTGGCGCAATGCCGAGGCGCTGCGCGCCGGCAATCCGACATTCGACCTGAACAGCGACTGGGTGGATTACAATGCCGCAGGTGCCAACGGACCCGAAGACCTGCTGAAGGCGATCCGGCCGGTTCTCGACGCGGTGATGATCTCACAGGATATCCTCGACCTCGCCTTGCGCTCCTCGGTCGATACATCCGTGCATGTCGTCCTAGCTGACCGCATCGTCGATCTGCGCCTCGCACTGCGTGACCGCCTCAAGGAAGAGAACCTCGATACGATCGTCGTGCCCTTCGATTTCGACGCCTACAATCCGCAGGCGACGGTCGGCGAAAATCTGCTGTTCGGCACGATGAAGCGGCCGATGATGACCAACCGCCGGCTGGCGGCGCATCCCTATTTCCAGCAGCTTTTCCGCGACACCGGGCTCAGCAACGATCTCTACGCCATGGGTCTCGAGATCGCGGAAAACGCCGTCGAACTCTTCCATGACCTGCCGCCGGACCACCCGTTCTTCCAGCAGCTGACCTTCATGACGGCGGATGACATTCCGACCTATCAGGCGCTGCTCCAGAAACTGACAAGCCGGAAATTCGAGGATGCGACGGCGGAAGAACGGTCGAGCATCATCCGGCTAAGCTTCGCCTACATCGAGCCCCGCCACCGTTTTGGTCTGCTGACCGACGAGCTGATGGCGAAGATCGTTTCGGCCCGCAAGCAGTTCCACGAGCATATTCCCGACGATCTCTCGGCCCTGATCGAGCGCTACGATCCCGAGCGCTTCACCGCATCGGCAAGCCTGATGGACAACGTGCTGTTCGGCCGCATCGCCTATCAGCAGGCCGATGCCTCCGACCAGATCCGGCTGATCATGGGCGAGCTGTTCGACCAGCTCGATCTCTATGACGACGTGCTGTCGATCGGCATGGAATTCGACGTCGGCTCCGGTGGCAAGCGCCTGACGATGGTGCAGCGCCAGAAGGTCAATATGGCCCGCACGCTCTTGAAGCGCTCGGACTATTTCATCTTCAACCGGCCGCTGCTGGCACTCGACCAGCGTGTCCAGGACCAGATCATCCGCAACGTCGTGACCGGGCTGCATGAAGAGGGCAAGCGGCCCGCGATCATCTTCGTGCTCTCCAATGCCCGGCTGGCGGAAATCTTCGACCGGATCCTGCTGTTCGAGCGCGGCGGCCTTGCCGAAGCCGGTGGCTATCCGGAACTTTCGGAGAAAAACACTATGTTCAAGGAACTGTTATCGTAA
- a CDS encoding type II toxin-antitoxin system RelE/ParE family toxin, whose product MIVRWLPRALNDRRNQVSYIFQRNPQAAVRLETLVRSQSELLHSYPLAGRIGRQKGTRELVVPNSSYVIIYRIDEKAQQVHILRLLHGAQQWPPEEE is encoded by the coding sequence GTGATCGTCAGATGGCTGCCGCGTGCTCTGAACGATCGCCGAAACCAGGTGTCCTATATATTCCAGCGAAACCCTCAGGCAGCAGTCCGTTTGGAAACGCTTGTACGCAGCCAGAGCGAGCTCCTGCACAGTTACCCTCTCGCTGGCCGAATTGGTCGCCAGAAAGGCACGCGGGAGCTCGTTGTTCCCAACAGCTCCTACGTCATCATCTATCGCATCGATGAAAAGGCCCAGCAGGTACACATTCTACGCCTGCTTCACGGCGCCCAGCAATGGCCGCCGGAAGAGGAGTGA
- the cyoC gene encoding cytochrome o ubiquinol oxidase subunit III: MTDHTIDTAEKPVFYLTEEHHPESSTNLGFWLYLMSDCLMFAVLFATYGVLGRNYAAGPSPKDLFDLPLVAINTSMLLLSSITYGFAMLQMMRGYKAGVLFWLAVTGLFGAAFIGLELYEFAHLIHEGAGPTRSAFLSAFFTLVGTHGLHVTFGIIWLITLMIQVSMHGLIEANKRRLMCLSMFWHFLDVVWIGVFSLVYLLGVLG, from the coding sequence ATGACCGATCACACCATCGACACGGCCGAGAAGCCCGTTTTCTACCTCACCGAGGAGCATCATCCGGAGAGCAGCACCAATCTCGGTTTCTGGCTCTACCTGATGAGCGACTGCCTGATGTTCGCAGTGCTCTTCGCCACCTATGGCGTGCTCGGCCGCAACTATGCGGCCGGCCCGTCGCCGAAGGATCTGTTCGATCTGCCGCTGGTGGCAATCAACACCTCCATGCTGCTGCTGTCCTCGATCACCTACGGCTTTGCGATGCTGCAGATGATGCGTGGCTACAAGGCCGGCGTGCTGTTCTGGCTGGCCGTCACCGGCCTGTTCGGCGCAGCCTTCATCGGCCTCGAACTCTATGAGTTCGCGCATCTGATCCACGAGGGCGCAGGCCCGACGCGCAGCGCCTTCCTGTCGGCCTTCTTCACGCTGGTCGGCACCCACGGTCTGCACGTGACCTTCGGCATCATCTGGCTGATCACGCTGATGATCCAGGTCTCGATGCATGGCCTGATCGAAGCCAACAAGCGCCGCCTGATGTGCCTGTCGATGTTCTGGCACTTCCTCGATGTCGTCTGGATCGGCGTCTTTTCCTTGGTCTATCTGCTGGGAGTTCTCGGATGA